One region of Carassius gibelio isolate Cgi1373 ecotype wild population from Czech Republic chromosome A1, carGib1.2-hapl.c, whole genome shotgun sequence genomic DNA includes:
- the LOC128029093 gene encoding GTP-binding protein Rhes-like, whose protein sequence is MYPINLKQICLSSMCPVMDPSVKAAALQVIQQQSRPLPAASSPSVLLAYKNATGFKVSTLSKAGIGILKLATTQLKQQEKKARVVRSSSLGKAHPASVEKKSPLDQLTALVLHGQARLQPLAIEAHAPKPQNCRRIVVLGAPRVGKTSILRRFLRDGFDERYEPTSEDFHRKLYQIRGETYQIDILDASGERSFPAKRRLSILTGDIFLLVFSLDDRSSFEEVRALHAEIVAAKAALHSSKQKVCVPTVVCANKVDLPSDQRAVSRTEVVRALGNSCALFETSAKDGVNMEQVFEALARRGGLPLETGPSQHRKVSIRSYQALRAARQAEKGSKAAVCDAPCGALYPLARRPSFGTDLRLVLGPKSNRKQSKALDKCQIQ, encoded by the exons ATGTATCCAATAAATCTCAAACAGATCTGCCTGTCTTCGATGTGTCCTGTCATGGACCCGAGTGTTAAAGCTGCCGCCCTGCAGGTGATCCAGCAGCAGTCTCGCCCTCTGCCCGCAGCCAGCTCGCCCAGCGTCCTGCTCGCGTACAAAAACGCCACCGGGTTCAAAGTCAGCACGCTCTCCAAAGCGGGAATAGGAATCCTGAAACTGGCCACGACGCAGCTGAAGCAGCAGGAGAAGAAGGCGAGGGTTGTGCGCTCGTCCAGTCTGGGTAAAGCACACCCGGCGTCCGTCGAGAAAAAGTCCCCTCTGGACCAGCTGACCGCGCTGGTCCTGCACGGCCAGGCTCGCCTCCAGCCGCTCGCGATCGAGGCCCATGCTCCCAAGCCGCAGAACTGCAGGCGCATCGTGGTGCTCGGCGCGCCGCGCGTCGGGAAGACCTCCATCCTGCGCCGCTTCCTGCGCGACGGCTTCGACGAGCGATACGAGCCCACCAGTGAGGATTTCCACCGGAAACTCTACCAAATCCGCGGAGAGACCTACCAGATAGACATACTGGACGCGTCCGGGGAGAGGAGCTTCCCCGCCAAGAGGAGACTGTCCATCCTGACCG GTGATATATTCCTGCTCGTGTTCAGTCTTGACGACCGCAGCTCGTTTGAGGAAGTGCGCGCTCTCCACGCCGAGATCGTAGCTGCCAAAGCGGCCTTGCACTCGTCCAAGCAGAAAGTCTGCGTGCCGACGGTAGTCTGCGCGAACAAAGTGGACTTGCCCTCGGATCAGCGCGCGGTGTCTCGGACTGAGGTGGTCCGTGCGCTCGGTAACAGCTGCGCTCTGTTCGAGACCTCCGCCAAAGACGGGGTGAACATGGAGCAGGTGTTCGAGGCGCTCGCGCGGCGCGGCGGGCTCCCCCTCGAGACCGGACCCTCGCAGCACCGGAAAGTGTCCATCCGCTCGTACCAGGCGCTCCGCGCGGCGCGGCAGGCGGAGAAAGGGAGCAAAGCGGCGGTGTGCGACGCTCCGTGCGGGGCTCTCTACCCGCTGGCCCGCAGACCGAGCTTCGGCACCGACCTACGGCTGGTCCTCGGACCCAAAAGCAACCGAAAGCAGAGCAAAGCGCTGGACAAGTGTCAGATTCAGTGA